In the genome of Bradyrhizobium ottawaense, the window CCGCGGCCGCCCATGACGACCATGGCCACGACGATCACGCCCATGACGACCACGGCCACGGCCCGGTCGAGCCGCCGGCGGCGGGCTCGCGCGGCGCCGAGCTGATCACGACGGGTCTGCTGTTCGTGTCGGCGGCGCTGTCCTGGATGACGCTCGTCGACGTCGGCTTCATGCACCATGACGCCCGCATCCAGCTGCTGCCTTTCATCTTTTCCGGCGACCTCCAGGTCTGGTGGACGCTACGCGTCGACACGCTCACCGCCGTGATGCTGGTGGTGGTGACGACCGTGTCCTCGCTCGTGCACCTCTATTCCATCGGCTACATGGACGAGGACCCGAACCGGCCCCGCTTCTTCGGCTATCTCAGCCTGTTCACCTTCGCCATGCTGATGCTGGTGACGGCGGACAACCTCGTGCAGCTGTTCTTCGGCTGGGAAGGCGTGGGTCTGGCGAGCTATCTGCTGATCGGCTTCTGGTACCAGAAGCCGTCGGCGAATGCGGCCGCCATCAAGGCCTTCGTGGTCAACCGCGTCGGCGACTTCGGTTTTGCGCTCGGCATCTTCGCGATCTTCATGCTGACCAGCTCGACCGATTTCGAGACCATCTTCCATGCCGCGCCCGGCCTGACCGGCAAGACCATCAACTTCCTCGGCTGGCACGCCGATGCGCTGACTCTGACCTGCCTGTTGCTGTTCATGGGCGCGATGGGCAAGTCGGCGCAGTTCCTGCTGCACACCTGGTTGCCGGACGCGATGGAAGGCCCGACGCCTGTGTCGGCGCTGATCCACGCCGCGACCATGGTCACCGCGGGCGTCTTCATGGTAGCGCGCCTGTCGCCGCTGTTCGAGCTCGCCCCGAACGCGCAGGCCGTCGTGATGTTCTTCGGCGCGACCACCGCGTTCTTTGCCGCGACCATCGGCCTCGTCCAGAACGACATCAAGCGCATCGTCGCCTATTCGACCTGTTCGCAGCTCGGATACATGTTCGTGGCGATGGGAGCAGGGGCCTATTCGGTCGGCATGTTCCATCTGTTCACGCACGCCTTCTTCAAGGCGTTGCTGTTCCTGGGCTCCGGCTCGGTGATCTACGCGATGCACCACGAGCAGGACATCCGCAACATGGGCGGCCTCTGGCGCAAGATCCCCTACACCTATGCGGTGATGGTGGTCGGCACGCTGGCGCTCACCGGATTCCCGCTCACCGCCGGCTACTTCTCCAAGGACGCAATCATCGAGTCCGCCTACGCCTCGCACAATCCGTTTGCGATGTACGGTTTCCTGATGACGGTCGTCGCCGCCGGCCTGACCTCGTTCTACTCCTGGCGCCTGATCTTCAAGACCTTCCACGGCGAGCCGCATGACGAGCATCACTACGAGGCCGCACATGAGGCCCCGCTCTGGATCCTGATCCCGATCGGCGTGCTCGCGGTCGGCTCGATCATCGCCGGCTTCCCGTTCAAGGAGCTGTTCGCAGGTCACGGCATCGAGGAGTTCTTCCGCGAGTCCGTGAAGATGAACCCGCACATCATCGAGGAGATGCACCACATCCCCGAGACCATCGCCGTCCTGCCGACGGTGATGATGGTGCTGGGCTTCCTCGTCTCGTACCTGTTCTACATCCGCCGGCCGTACATCCCTGTGCAGCTCGCTAAAGAGCAGCCGATGCTGTACCAGTTCCTGCTCAACAAATGGTACTTCGACGAGCTCTACGACATCATCTTCGTCCGTCCGGCGAAGTGGATCGGCTATCAGCTCTGGAAGAAGGGCGACGGCTTCATCATCGACGGCCTCGGTCCCGACGGCGTCTCGGCCCGCGTCCTGGACGTCACCCGCAACGTCGTGAAGATCCAGACCGGCTATCTCTATCACTACGCATTCGCCATGCTGATCGGCGCCGCCGGCCTGATCACCTGGTTCATGTTCGGCTTTGGAGGCCAGTAAATGACAACCTGGCCCATCCTATCGGTCACGACGTTCCTGCCGCTGGTCGGCGCGCTGATCGTCTATCTCAGCCGCGGCGATGACGAGGCGGCCAAGCGCAACTCGCGCTGGATCGCGCTCTGGACCACGCTGATCACCTTCGCGGTGTCGGTGATCCTGGTCATGCGGTTCGACCCGACCAATCCCGACTTCCAGTTCGTCGAGAAGGCGAACTGGCTCGCGACCGGCATCACCTACCACATGGGCGTCGACGGCATCTCGCTGCCGCTGGTGATCCTGACCACCGCCGTGATGCCGTTCTGCATCATCGCGAGCTGGAAGGCGATCACCAACCGCGTCCGCGAATACATGATGGCGTTCCTGATCCTGGAAACGCTGATGATCGGCACCTTCTCGGCGCTCGATCTCGTGCTGTTCTACCTGTTCTTCGAAGGCGGCCTGATCCCGATGTTCCTGATCATCGGCGTCTGGGGCGGTCCGCGCCGGGTCTACGCGTCGTTCAAGTTCTTCCTCTACACGCTGCTCGGCTCGGTCCTGATGCTGCTCGCCATCATGGCGCTGTACTGGAATGGCGGCACCACCGACATTCCGACCCTGATGCACACCGCCGTGCCGCGCTCGCTGCAGACCTGGGCCTGGCTCGCCTTCTTCGCTTCCTTCGCGGTGAAGATGCCGATGTGGCCCGTGCATACCTGGCTTCCCGACGCGCACGTCGAGGCGCCGACGGCCGGCTCCGTGGTCCTGGCCGCGATCCTGCTGAAGATGGGCGGCTACGGCTTCCTGCGCTTCTCGCTGCCGATGTTCCCGCTGGCCTCGCACGACTTCGCGCCGCTGATCTTCACGCTCTCGGCCATCGCCATCATCTACACCTCGCTGGTGGCCTTGATGCAGGAGGACATGAAGAAGCTGATCGCGTACTCCTCGGTCGCGCATATGGGCTTCGTCACCATGGGCATCTTCGCCGGCACCATGCAGGGCGTCGCCGGCGGCGTGTTCCAGATGATTTCGCACGGCATCGTCTCCGGCGCGCTGTTCCTCTGCGTCGGCGTCGTCTACGACCGCCTGCACACCCGCGAGATCGCGGCCTATGGCGGCCTCGTCAACCGGATGCCGCTCTACGCGCTGACCTTCATGGTCTTCACCATGGCCAATGTCGGTCTGCCCGGCACCAGCGGCTTCGTCGGCGAGTTCATGACGCTGCTCGGCACCTTCAAGGTCTCGATCCCGACCGCGTTCTTCGCCAGTTTCGGCGTGATCCTGTCGGCGGCCTACGCGCTGTGGCTCTACCGCAAGGTCGTGTTCGGCGCGCTGGTCAAGCCGTCGCTGGCGAGCATGAAGGATCTGACCCTGCGTGAATGCGTGATCCTGTTCCCGATGATCGCGCTGACGATCCTGTTCGGCGTCTATCCGAAGCCGGTGCTCGACATGTCGGCCGCCTCGGTCCAGCAACTCGTCAACAACTACAACACCGCTGTGACGGCCGTGAAGGCCGCCGCACTGCTCCAGTGATCGGGCAGGTCAGGATATCGCCATGAGCTTTGAGACTGCAGGTTATCAACTGGCGCCGGTGCTGCCCGAGATCGTGCTCGCGATCGGCGCCATGGCTCTGCTGATGCTGGGAGCCTATCGCGGGCAGGGGACGACCGGTGCGGTCACCTCGCTGGCGGTCGTGCTTCTGGTCGTGGTCGGCGTGCTCGAATACATGCTGCCTGCGGGCAAGCAGGTGACCTTCGGCGGCAGCTTCATCGTCGACGACTTCGCCCGCTTCATGAAGATCCTGGCCCTGATCGGCTCGGCGGTGACGCTGGTGCTGTCGACCGAGTTCCTGTCCGACCCGTCGCGTCGGATCTTCGAATACGCCATCCTCGTGCTGCTCTCGACGCTCGGCATGATGGTGCTGATCTCGGCCGGCGACCTGATCTCGCTCTATCTCGGCCTCGAATTGATGTCGCTGGCGCTCTATGTCGTGGCGGCCTCGAACCGGGACAACGCCAAGTCGACCGAAGCCGGCCTGAAGTATTTCGTGCTCGGCGCACTGTCCTCGGGCATGCTGCTGTACGGCGCCTCGCTGATCTACGGCTTCACCGGCACGGTCAGCTTCACTGGTATCGCGGCGGCCGCGACGGTCTCGAATGTCGGCCTCGTCTTCGGTCTGGTCTTCCTGCTCGTCGGCCTCTGCTTCAAGGTTTCGGCCGTGCCGTTCCACATGTGGACCCCTGATGTCTACGAGGGCGCGCCGACCCCGGTCACCGCCTTCTTCGCGTCGGCGCCGAAGGTCGCCGCGCTCGCCGTGTTCACCCGCGTCACGCTCACCGCTTTCCCGGGTATCGTCTCGCAGTGGCAGCAGATCCTGGTGTTCGTGGCGATCGCCTCGATGGCGCTGGGCTCCTTCGCCGCGATCGGCCAGAGCAACATCAAGCGCCTGATGGCCTATTCCTCGATCGGTCACATGGGCTTCGCGCTGGTCGGCCTTGCCTCCGGCACGGTCGAGGGCGCGCAGGGCGTCCTGATGTACATCGTGATATATGTCGCGATGACGCTGGGCTCGTTCTCGATCATCCTTGCCATGCGCCGCAACGGCCAGGCGGTCGAGCAGATCAGCGATTTCGCCGGCCTGTCGCGCACCAATCCGCTGCTCGCCTTCATGTTCGCGATGCTGCTGTTCTCGCTCGCGGGCATTCCGCCGCTCGCGGGCTTCTTCGCCAAATGGTACGTGTTCGTCGCCGCCATCAAGGCGAATTTGTTCACGCTCGCCGTCGTCGGCGTGCTGACCAGCGTGGTCGGCGCCTACTACTATCTCGCCATCGTCAAGACGATGTATTTCGACGAGCCGGCCGGCCAGGTCGATCCGGTGCGCGTCGAGGTGAAGACGGTGCTGGCGGTGTTTGGCCTGTTCAACATCCTGTTCGCGCTGTTCGCAGGTCCCGTGGTGAGCGTCGCCTCCGCCGCGGCAAAGTCGCTGTTCTAGGATGGGGTTCGCGCTCGGTCCTCGCGCATCATCCGCGGGCTACAGGCTCGCGGCCTTCGAACGGACCGGCTCGACCAATACCGAGGCGATCGAGCAAGCCAGGCGCGGCGAGCGCGGCCCGATGTGGTTCGTCACGTCGGAGCAGACCGCCGGCCGCGGCCGCCGTCAGCGCGCCTGGATCGCGCCGCGCGGCAATCTCGCCGCCAGCATCCTCGAAGTCATGGACGTGGCTCCCGCCGTCGCCGCCACCCTCGGCTTCGCCGCGGGCCTCGCCGAGGAGGCCGCGCTGGAGAAGGTCAGCCTCGAGGCCGCAATCCGCCTCGGCCCTGATCGTCCGCGCTACGCCCTGAAATGGCCGAACGACGTTTTGGCCGGTGGCAAGAAGCTGGTCGGCATTGGCCTCGAAGCCGAAGCCATCGACGACCGCCTTGCCGTCGTCGTCGGCATCGGCACCAATGTCGTCGCAGCGCCCGAGGGCATGCCGACGCCTGCGGTGTCGCTGGCCGCGCTCGGGGTGCAGATCAGTGCGGAGGAACTGTTCTCGGCGCTCTCCGACGCCTGGGTCGAGTTCCGCGGCATCTGGGACAATGGAAGCGGCTTTGCCGCGATCCGCAAGCTGTGGCTGGAGCGCGCCGCGGGGCTCGGCGAGCGGGTCGCAATCCACACGGGAGCGATGACGCTGGAAGGCATTTTTGACACGATCGACGACACCGGCTGCCTGATCGTCCGCACTGCGGAGGGCCGCCGCGTGCCGGTGGCCGCGGGCGAGGTGTTCTTCGGTTCGGCCGCGTCCGTAGGAGCTGCGTGATGGCGAAGCCCGAAGAACTGGTGTTTGCGCCGCTGGGCGGCGTCGGCGAGATCGGCATGAACCTGTCGATCTATGGGCTCGGCAGCCGCCAGCAGCGCGCCTGGATGGCGGTCGATCTCGGCGTCTCCTTCGGCGACGAAGAGCACCTGCCGGGCATCGACCTGATCATGCCCGACATCAGCTTCCTGGAGAAGGAGCGCAAGAACCTGATGGGCCTGGTGCTGACCCATGCTCATGAGGACCATTTCGGCGCGATCATCGACCTCTGGCCGAAGCTGAAATGCCCGATCTACGCGACGCAGTTCAGTGCGGCCCTGTTCGAGGCCAAATGCGCTGCCGAGCGCAACGCGCCGAAGATCCCCGTGACGGTGGTGCCGTCCGGCGGCCGCGTCGACGTCGGCCCGTTCAACGTCGAGTTCATTCCCGTCGCCCACTCCATTCCTGAAGCGCATGCGCTGGCGATCCACACCGAAGCCGGCACGGTGCTGCACACCGGCGACTGGAAGATCGATCCGACCCCGACCCTGGGGAGCCCGACCGACGAGAAGCGTCTGCGCGAACTCGGCGAGGAGGGCGTGCTCGCTCTGATCGGCGATTCCACCAATGCGGTGCGCGACGGCCGCTCGCCGTCCGAGGCCGAGGTCGCCCGCACCATCATCGATCTGGTGAAGGCCGCAAAGGGCCGCGTCGCGGTGACGACCTTCGCTTCCAACGTCGCGCGCATCAAGGCCGTCGCTGCCGCTGCCAAGGCCGCCGACCGCGAGGTTGTCGTGGTCGGCCGCGCCATGGAGCGCGTGGTGCAGGTCGCGCGCGAATGCGGCTATCTCGACGGCGTGCAGAATTTCCGCTCACCCGAAGTCTACGGCCATCCGCAGGACAAGGTGCTGGCGCTGTGCACCGGCAGCCAGGGCGAGCCGCGCGCGGCGCTGGCGCGCATCGCCAATGACGACCATCCCGAGATCACGCTGAACCGCGGCGATAGCGTCATCTTCTCCTCGCGCACGATCCCGGGCAACGAGAAGGCGGTCGGCTCGATCATCAACAATCTGGTGCTGCAGGGCGTCGAGATCATCACCGATCGCGACCATCTCGTCCACGTCTCCGGCCATCCCCGCCGCGACGAATTGCGCGACATGATTGGCTGGGTGAAGCCGCGGCTCCTGATCCCCGTCCACGGCGAGGCGCTGCATCTGAACGAGCACGCCAAGCTGGCGCGCGCCGCCGGCGTGCCGCGCGTGCTGGTGGTCCGCAACGGCGACCTGATCAAGCTCGGCCCGGGCGATCCCGGCATCATTGGCGAAGTGCCTTCCGGCCGCCTCTACAAGGACGGCACGATCCTGGAGGATTCCAAGTCCCGCGCCGTGGTCGAGCGGCGGCGCATGGCGTTTTCCGGCTGTGCCTTCGTCGCCATCGCCATGACCGAGCAGGGCGAGCTGGCCGACGATCCCGAGGTCGATCTGGTCGGCATCCCCGATAAGAACAGGGCAGGCGAGCCCTTCGACGACCTCGTCTTCGATGCCGTGGTCTCCACCATCGAGGGCCTGCCGAAGGCGCGCCGCCGCGACCCCGACGCATTGGGCGAGTCTGTGCGACGTGCTGTCCGGGCCGTGATCAACGAACATTGGGGCAAAAAGCCCCCCTGTCTGGTACACGTACTGACAGTATAATTTGGGCATGATCTTCTCGGAAAACCGCTTCACATTTTTCCGGATCTTGCCTTAGGGGAGAAGACACATGCTGGGCCGGCTCAACCATGTCGCGATCGCGACCAAGGACGCCGTCAAGGCCGCCAGGATCTATGGCGCCGCATTCGGCGCCGAGATTTCGGAGGCTGTCGCGCTGCCAGAGCACGGCGTGACCACCGTGTTCGCGACGCTCCCCAACACCAAGATCGAATTCATCGAGCCGCTCGGCGAGACCTCGCCGATCACAAAATTCCTCGAGCGCAATGCCGACGGCGGCATCCACCATGTCTGCTACGAGGTCGTCGACATCGTCGCCTCGCGCGACACGCTGGTGAAGGAGGGCGCGCGGGTGCTCGGCGACGGCGTGCCGAAGATCGGCGCCCATGGCAAGCCGGTGCTGTTCCTCCACCCGAAGGATTTTTCCGGCGCGCTGGTCGAGATCGAGCAGGCATAGGGCCGAACCATGGCCATCCAGATCTCAACCGCGATCGCAATCTACTTCGTCATCTGGTGGGTCGCGCTGTTCCTGACGCTGCCGTTCGGCGTGCGCAGCCAGCACGAGGATGGCGTCGGTGCGCCCGGCACCGACCCCGGTGCGCCGATCCTGACGCGGATGGGCCGCAAGCTGATCTGGACCACCATCATCTCGGCGATCATCTACGGCCTCGGCCTCGCGGCCTATCACGCCGGCTATCTCTCGATCGAGCGCCTGTCGAAATTGATGGGAATGCCTTTCTAGACGTTCTTGCTAGACGTTTTTGCCGACGACATTGTTTGGGGGAACGAATGACTTTTCAGAGGATCGTCATTGCACTTCTGGTGCTGATCGTCGCCGGCATCGGCGCCATCGGCTATTTCGAATGGCGGATGGCCGCGCAGGTGCGCACCCTGAAGGCGTTCGTCGAGGGCTATGTCTTCAACGAAGCCGTGATGGCCTGCGAGCAGGCCAAGAGCTCGACGCCGTTCAAATGGAACGGGGGCAAGAGCACCTCGGTGATCGGCCTGAACTCGGCCAAGCTGGACAAATACACGGTCAGCGCCAGCTACACGCTGGTGGCGGACAGCGTCTATTGTGATTACGATCCGATCAAAAGAAAGGCCGAGATCGGCTCCAGCTTTTTGGAGCGGGAGTAACGATCCGGCGCTGGCAGGCATGAGCGCGCCGCCGCCTGCTCGATGCGGCGCGAGTTCGCGCACGCCCGATCGGCCGCTTACGCAGTCGGGCTAGATCGCTCGGCGTTGTCGGCCGGCGATGAGCCCGTAGACGAACAGCACGATGATCGCGCCGACGACTGCACCGATCAGTCCCGCACCTTCTTCGGCACGATACCAGCCGAGCGCCTGCCCGAGATAAGTAGCAACGAAGGCGCCGACGATCCCGAGGATGGTCGTCAGGATGAAGCCGGACGGCTCGTTGTCGCCAGGCATGATGAACTTGGCGATCACGCCGGCGACGAAGCCGATGATGATTGTCCAGAGAACACCCATTTCCACACCTCTTCCAGGTTAAGCGGCAACAGCTATGCCTCAGGCAGACGTCCATCCGGCGTGTATTTGTCGACCGCCGAGGGCAATTCCCGGGATAGCCTTGTGAGGATCTCGTCTTGCGAGAGCCCCGTCTGCTGTTCGAGCTTCTCCAGAACGTCGGAGCCGATCGCATTCCTCAGCTCAGGCGACGAAATCTCCTTGTTGGGTCCGGGCTTCACCCATGAATCGGCGACTTCACCCTGGCCGTTCTGGTTGAACCGCTCCAGGAGCTCGCCAAGGCCGCCATTGAGCAGGCCCCCGATCCCGCCCGCGCCGAGCATGCCGCCCAGATTGCCGAGCACTCCCCCGGGCGGCTGCTGACCGCCCGCGGACGAGCCGCCGGTCGCACCTTTCAGCAGCTCAGCCAGCTTGTCGCGGTTCTGATAGCCGGCCATGGCCAGCATCGCCAGAAGGGCAGTCATGGAGGGCATCCCGCGCTCATTGGCAACTCCTTTAAAATCTCAGAAACGCAAAACTGTCTCAGCCCGCTTGTGTTCCAAAAATCGGCCAATCATGAGCTCGCGACCGCGCGGCCCGGCCTGGTCGCCCGACACGGAGAACTTTGCCTGCAACTGCTCCTGGCGTGCGCCGGCGACACTCAGGTGGCGGACCGCCTTGATTGCGATTACGATCCGATCAAAAGAATGGCCGGGATCGCCTAAGCTTCCCAGGAGCGGGAATTGCGATCAGGCCATGCCAAGCATGGGGTGGGATCGTCATGACCGGGGACCGGGCAGCGGACTATCGAATTCTGCATGAAGCGGCGCTGCGGGATTATCTGGCAGGCCTTCACGATATCGCCGCACTCCTGGGCGGCGAGCCGGCCTCATGGGAGATCACCGAGGTCGGCGACGGCAATCTCAATCTCGTCTTCATCATGAAGGGCGCGCGCGGCGGCGTCGCCGTCAAGCAGGCGCTGCCTTATGTCCGCCTCGTCGGCGAGAGCTGGCCGCTGCCGCTGTCGCGGGCCCATTACGAATATCTGGCTCTGTCCCGGCAAGCCCAGCTCGCGCCCGGCCTCGTGCCGGCTTTGCTGCATCACAACGAGGTCCTGGCGCTGACGGTGATGGAGCTGCTCGAGCCCCACATCATCATGCGCAAGGGGCTGGTTGCGGGAACGCAATATCCAGGCTTCGTCGGTGACATCACCACCTTCATGGCGCGAACGCTGTTCTTCACCTCCGACCTCGCGCTGTCCGCGGCCGAGAAGAAGCAGGGCATCGCCGCGTTCGCCGGCAACCACGCGCTCTGCAAGATCACCGAGGATCTGATCTTCACCGATCCCTACCGCATCGCCGAACAAAACCGCTGGACAGCGCCGTATCTCGATGTGCTCGCGGCAAGCCTGCGTGATGACATGGAGCTGCATGTTGCGATCTCCCGGCTGAAGCTGAAGTTCATGGCAGGCCCCGAGGCGCTGCTCCATGGCGACCTCCACACCGGCTCGATCATGGTGACAGACCACCAGACGCGGGTAATCGATCCCGAATTTGCGTTCTATGGTC includes:
- the mtnK gene encoding S-methyl-5-thioribose kinase — its product is MTGDRAADYRILHEAALRDYLAGLHDIAALLGGEPASWEITEVGDGNLNLVFIMKGARGGVAVKQALPYVRLVGESWPLPLSRAHYEYLALSRQAQLAPGLVPALLHHNEVLALTVMELLEPHIIMRKGLVAGTQYPGFVGDITTFMARTLFFTSDLALSAAEKKQGIAAFAGNHALCKITEDLIFTDPYRIAEQNRWTAPYLDVLAASLRDDMELHVAISRLKLKFMAGPEALLHGDLHTGSIMVTDHQTRVIDPEFAFYGPMGFDVGAVIANLVMAYFASAGHERSPGERAAFEAWVLETVEQVWNEFARKFLDLWRANGTGDAYPVSLFAGAQGAARLEAERQVYMQRLFADTVGFAAAKTIRRIFGLAHNIDFELIEDPKKRAVSEARAVRLARAMMVETGTFRTIADVTSAARKLRDWQPELAG
- a CDS encoding GlsB/YeaQ/YmgE family stress response membrane protein — protein: MGVLWTIIIGFVAGVIAKFIMPGDNEPSGFILTTILGIVGAFVATYLGQALGWYRAEEGAGLIGAVVGAIIVLFVYGLIAGRQRRAI
- the nuoL gene encoding NADH-quinone oxidoreductase subunit L, whose protein sequence is MVQAIVFLPLLGAILAGLIALAGAHARNPSGDEVEHHGDHGHGDAHAAAAHDDHGHDDHAHDDHGHGPVEPPAAGSRGAELITTGLLFVSAALSWMTLVDVGFMHHDARIQLLPFIFSGDLQVWWTLRVDTLTAVMLVVVTTVSSLVHLYSIGYMDEDPNRPRFFGYLSLFTFAMLMLVTADNLVQLFFGWEGVGLASYLLIGFWYQKPSANAAAIKAFVVNRVGDFGFALGIFAIFMLTSSTDFETIFHAAPGLTGKTINFLGWHADALTLTCLLLFMGAMGKSAQFLLHTWLPDAMEGPTPVSALIHAATMVTAGVFMVARLSPLFELAPNAQAVVMFFGATTAFFAATIGLVQNDIKRIVAYSTCSQLGYMFVAMGAGAYSVGMFHLFTHAFFKALLFLGSGSVIYAMHHEQDIRNMGGLWRKIPYTYAVMVVGTLALTGFPLTAGYFSKDAIIESAYASHNPFAMYGFLMTVVAAGLTSFYSWRLIFKTFHGEPHDEHHYEAAHEAPLWILIPIGVLAVGSIIAGFPFKELFAGHGIEEFFRESVKMNPHIIEEMHHIPETIAVLPTVMMVLGFLVSYLFYIRRPYIPVQLAKEQPMLYQFLLNKWYFDELYDIIFVRPAKWIGYQLWKKGDGFIIDGLGPDGVSARVLDVTRNVVKIQTGYLYHYAFAMLIGAAGLITWFMFGFGGQ
- a CDS encoding NADH-quinone oxidoreductase subunit M, which produces MTTWPILSVTTFLPLVGALIVYLSRGDDEAAKRNSRWIALWTTLITFAVSVILVMRFDPTNPDFQFVEKANWLATGITYHMGVDGISLPLVILTTAVMPFCIIASWKAITNRVREYMMAFLILETLMIGTFSALDLVLFYLFFEGGLIPMFLIIGVWGGPRRVYASFKFFLYTLLGSVLMLLAIMALYWNGGTTDIPTLMHTAVPRSLQTWAWLAFFASFAVKMPMWPVHTWLPDAHVEAPTAGSVVLAAILLKMGGYGFLRFSLPMFPLASHDFAPLIFTLSAIAIIYTSLVALMQEDMKKLIAYSSVAHMGFVTMGIFAGTMQGVAGGVFQMISHGIVSGALFLCVGVVYDRLHTREIAAYGGLVNRMPLYALTFMVFTMANVGLPGTSGFVGEFMTLLGTFKVSIPTAFFASFGVILSAAYALWLYRKVVFGALVKPSLASMKDLTLRECVILFPMIALTILFGVYPKPVLDMSAASVQQLVNNYNTAVTAVKAAALLQ
- a CDS encoding ribonuclease J codes for the protein MAKPEELVFAPLGGVGEIGMNLSIYGLGSRQQRAWMAVDLGVSFGDEEHLPGIDLIMPDISFLEKERKNLMGLVLTHAHEDHFGAIIDLWPKLKCPIYATQFSAALFEAKCAAERNAPKIPVTVVPSGGRVDVGPFNVEFIPVAHSIPEAHALAIHTEAGTVLHTGDWKIDPTPTLGSPTDEKRLRELGEEGVLALIGDSTNAVRDGRSPSEAEVARTIIDLVKAAKGRVAVTTFASNVARIKAVAAAAKAADREVVVVGRAMERVVQVARECGYLDGVQNFRSPEVYGHPQDKVLALCTGSQGEPRAALARIANDDHPEITLNRGDSVIFSSRTIPGNEKAVGSIINNLVLQGVEIITDRDHLVHVSGHPRRDELRDMIGWVKPRLLIPVHGEALHLNEHAKLARAAGVPRVLVVRNGDLIKLGPGDPGIIGEVPSGRLYKDGTILEDSKSRAVVERRRMAFSGCAFVAIAMTEQGELADDPEVDLVGIPDKNRAGEPFDDLVFDAVVSTIEGLPKARRRDPDALGESVRRAVRAVINEHWGKKPPCLVHVLTV
- a CDS encoding YidB family protein yields the protein MTALLAMLAMAGYQNRDKLAELLKGATGGSSAGGQQPPGGVLGNLGGMLGAGGIGGLLNGGLGELLERFNQNGQGEVADSWVKPGPNKEISSPELRNAIGSDVLEKLEQQTGLSQDEILTRLSRELPSAVDKYTPDGRLPEA
- the mce gene encoding methylmalonyl-CoA epimerase translates to MLGRLNHVAIATKDAVKAARIYGAAFGAEISEAVALPEHGVTTVFATLPNTKIEFIEPLGETSPITKFLERNADGGIHHVCYEVVDIVASRDTLVKEGARVLGDGVPKIGAHGKPVLFLHPKDFSGALVEIEQA
- the nuoN gene encoding NADH-quinone oxidoreductase subunit NuoN, with protein sequence MSFETAGYQLAPVLPEIVLAIGAMALLMLGAYRGQGTTGAVTSLAVVLLVVVGVLEYMLPAGKQVTFGGSFIVDDFARFMKILALIGSAVTLVLSTEFLSDPSRRIFEYAILVLLSTLGMMVLISAGDLISLYLGLELMSLALYVVAASNRDNAKSTEAGLKYFVLGALSSGMLLYGASLIYGFTGTVSFTGIAAAATVSNVGLVFGLVFLLVGLCFKVSAVPFHMWTPDVYEGAPTPVTAFFASAPKVAALAVFTRVTLTAFPGIVSQWQQILVFVAIASMALGSFAAIGQSNIKRLMAYSSIGHMGFALVGLASGTVEGAQGVLMYIVIYVAMTLGSFSIILAMRRNGQAVEQISDFAGLSRTNPLLAFMFAMLLFSLAGIPPLAGFFAKWYVFVAAIKANLFTLAVVGVLTSVVGAYYYLAIVKTMYFDEPAGQVDPVRVEVKTVLAVFGLFNILFALFAGPVVSVASAAAKSLF
- a CDS encoding DUF1467 family protein, which produces MAIQISTAIAIYFVIWWVALFLTLPFGVRSQHEDGVGAPGTDPGAPILTRMGRKLIWTTIISAIIYGLGLAAYHAGYLSIERLSKLMGMPF
- a CDS encoding biotin--[acetyl-CoA-carboxylase] ligase, with protein sequence MGFALGPRASSAGYRLAAFERTGSTNTEAIEQARRGERGPMWFVTSEQTAGRGRRQRAWIAPRGNLAASILEVMDVAPAVAATLGFAAGLAEEAALEKVSLEAAIRLGPDRPRYALKWPNDVLAGGKKLVGIGLEAEAIDDRLAVVVGIGTNVVAAPEGMPTPAVSLAALGVQISAEELFSALSDAWVEFRGIWDNGSGFAAIRKLWLERAAGLGERVAIHTGAMTLEGIFDTIDDTGCLIVRTAEGRRVPVAAGEVFFGSAASVGAA